In Sinorhizobium fredii, one DNA window encodes the following:
- the tnpB gene encoding IS66 family insertion sequence element accessory protein TnpB (TnpB, as the term is used for proteins encoded by IS66 family insertion elements, is considered an accessory protein, since TnpC, encoded by a neighboring gene, is a DDE family transposase.) codes for MFKLGADLQVYLHREPIDFRAGINSLAVLVQETMALDPFAPAVFAFCNRRRDRMKLLFFDRSGFVLVLKRLAEDKFRWPRRQETVMRLTTEQLHWILDGIDIDAMVRHPVRQYQVAG; via the coding sequence CCTGCATCGCGAGCCGATCGACTTTCGGGCCGGCATCAACAGTCTTGCGGTCCTGGTTCAGGAGACGATGGCACTCGATCCATTTGCGCCGGCGGTTTTTGCGTTCTGCAATCGCCGTCGCGACCGGATGAAACTGTTGTTCTTCGATCGGTCGGGTTTTGTGCTGGTGCTGAAGCGGCTGGCCGAGGACAAGTTCCGCTGGCCCCGGCGTCAGGAAACGGTGATGCGGCTGACGACGGAGCAATTGCACTGGATTCTCGACGGCATCGATATCGATGCGATGGTGCGCCATCCGGTGCGGCAATACCAGGTCGCTGGCTGA
- the tnpC gene encoding IS66 family transposase, with the protein MNRTGEPSVAELKAQLAAHAAEIAALKAEKETLSQRIVKLEEELALARLHRFAPRSEKHVDRLFNEAEQVADEDVAGGEDGDVVDLPNTGLPAIEGPTGKKRGRRPLPENLPRERVEYDLPDDHKACPCCHGQMHRMGETVTEQLHIEVKAKVLQNVRFKYACRHCDRTGINTPIVIAPMPPQPLPGSIATASTLAFALVHKYVDGTPLYRLAQAFERAGVPVSRGALGHWVIGSSEKHLSRIYDALKLRLRSRPLIHGDETTVQVLKEKNREATDTSYMWAYRSGEDSDEPIVLLDYQPGRGQIHPQTFLGDYRGILMSDGYSAWRTLEGAIHLGCMAHSRRRFVNALKTRNKPGGPPEQALRFFEQLYRVERQARDKKPEHGETQADSIRRFRQQHSVPILNALKTWLDEIAPKVLPDSKLGDAVSYTLNQWEYLTRYTEDGRMPIDNNLLERDIRVLATGRKSWLFSDTADGAKASAVIYSLMLTCRASRVEPLAWLRHVLTELPQRTEDADITDLLPFNFPKASPA; encoded by the coding sequence ATGAATCGAACCGGCGAACCGAGCGTTGCAGAGTTGAAGGCGCAGTTGGCGGCACATGCTGCCGAAATCGCCGCGCTGAAAGCCGAGAAGGAAACGCTCTCGCAGCGCATCGTCAAACTCGAGGAAGAGCTGGCGCTGGCGCGGCTGCATCGGTTTGCGCCGCGTAGCGAAAAACACGTTGATCGCCTCTTCAATGAAGCCGAACAGGTTGCCGATGAAGATGTCGCCGGCGGCGAAGATGGCGATGTCGTCGACCTGCCGAACACAGGGTTACCGGCGATCGAAGGCCCGACGGGAAAGAAGCGCGGCCGCAGACCGCTGCCGGAAAACCTCCCGCGCGAGCGCGTCGAGTACGACCTTCCCGACGATCACAAGGCTTGTCCCTGCTGTCATGGTCAGATGCATCGCATGGGAGAGACCGTTACCGAGCAGCTTCATATCGAGGTGAAGGCGAAGGTTCTGCAGAATGTGCGGTTCAAATATGCTTGCCGCCATTGCGACCGCACCGGGATCAACACGCCAATCGTTATCGCGCCGATGCCCCCGCAACCCTTGCCGGGCAGCATCGCCACGGCCTCGACGCTGGCCTTCGCGCTCGTTCACAAATATGTCGATGGCACGCCGCTCTACCGCCTGGCGCAGGCATTCGAGCGCGCCGGGGTTCCTGTCAGCCGTGGCGCTCTGGGTCACTGGGTGATCGGCTCGAGCGAGAAACATCTTTCCCGCATCTATGACGCCTTGAAACTGCGGCTCAGATCGCGACCTCTCATCCATGGCGACGAGACGACGGTTCAGGTCCTGAAGGAAAAGAATAGAGAGGCCACCGATACGTCGTATATGTGGGCCTATCGGAGTGGAGAGGACAGTGACGAGCCGATCGTGCTGCTCGATTATCAGCCGGGCCGCGGCCAGATACACCCGCAGACCTTCCTGGGCGATTACCGCGGCATCTTGATGAGCGACGGCTATTCCGCCTGGCGCACGCTGGAAGGCGCGATCCACCTTGGATGTATGGCCCATTCAAGACGACGTTTTGTCAATGCTCTCAAGACGAGAAACAAACCCGGCGGGCCGCCGGAGCAAGCGCTCCGGTTCTTCGAACAGCTCTACCGGGTTGAAAGGCAGGCACGGGACAAAAAGCCGGAGCACGGTGAGACGCAGGCCGACAGCATTCGCCGCTTTCGCCAGCAACACAGCGTACCCATCCTGAATGCCCTCAAGACATGGCTCGACGAAATCGCCCCGAAGGTCTTGCCGGACAGCAAGCTCGGCGATGCCGTCTCCTATACCCTGAACCAATGGGAATATCTGACGCGCTACACCGAAGACGGCAGAATGCCGATCGACAACAACCTTCTCGAACGCGATATCAGAGTTTTGGCCACCGGCAGGAAGAGTTGGCTCTTCAGCGATACCGCCGATGGAGCCAAGGCCAGCGCCGTCATTTACAGCCTCATGCTGACCTGCCGCGCCTCACGCGTCGAGCCATTAGCGTGGTTGCGCCACGTCCTCACCGAATTGCCTCAACGCACCGAAGATGCAGATATCACCGACCTGCTGCCCTTCAACTTCCCCAAAGCCTCACCGGCCTGA
- a CDS encoding di-heme-cytochrome C peroxidase, with protein sequence MRLRLLRSVFKLLLGFLAIAFAAILIVSYAPNTVRSGLAYFGKEAIIQSKKLAPPLLANRAVGTCEWLKQNWSDEDRAWVHNASQGTATFPIPYAWFQKLERPEFSPFSLVASRPLISDPNYLERLGFIAPNKSCDPEAGAAAPEGYGVLPVGFAVLKGGTDPTTGERFEDGLGLTCAACHTGRIFYQAKELRIDGAPAMIDIANLERIIGLSVCYTKMFPWRRHRLADALLDERPELVGAARTKEQEAIESRLSRICEESVFGKMRKEAAILDRRKQVHSEEGFGRLDALNRIGNQVFHENLADSANGYKPSVSLDEGGISPAALDANFAAHTAPVSFPPIWDVPHFTWAQYDASISNSAIRNIGEAMGVSAKIKMTEPGNSSHALFSSTVDVKAIDKIETLLKGSQSPFAGKIGFKGLQAPDWEDAASRFPGDNNWNIDPEKIAAGRELYKGLCFECHNSPPRDITIPMEDPTSFWSRSNWMQVGNEALFEVVQKPVDVIGTDPEQARILTERTLSIPAYLGLDTKGFLARCGLQPDATLEKSYAVGLMAAVEKLRDQWIADEERLVGKPMSEDDKNAIIGSLSNCPNSRVFELVRAFTEDQKPGFVYKIKPHYRARPLNGVWATAPYLHNGSVPTLDDLLLPQDDRPKAFCVGPAEFDTERVGLTVKTSSSIDDLECEVGMTQFDVSERGNSNRGHSFEGDGKNMPAGVIGRVLSSRDRENLIAYLKTL encoded by the coding sequence ATGCGACTGCGATTATTAAGGTCTGTATTCAAGCTCCTCCTCGGTTTTCTCGCGATCGCGTTTGCTGCGATTCTGATCGTAAGCTACGCACCTAACACGGTGCGGAGTGGCCTCGCGTATTTTGGGAAAGAAGCGATCATTCAGTCTAAAAAACTCGCTCCGCCGCTCCTCGCGAATCGAGCGGTCGGCACCTGCGAGTGGCTCAAACAAAATTGGTCGGATGAGGATCGAGCCTGGGTGCATAATGCGTCACAGGGAACAGCAACATTTCCGATCCCCTATGCCTGGTTCCAGAAGCTGGAGCGTCCCGAGTTTAGCCCTTTTAGTCTGGTTGCCTCGCGGCCGTTGATCAGCGATCCCAATTATCTGGAAAGGCTCGGCTTCATCGCCCCGAACAAGAGCTGCGATCCTGAAGCTGGCGCAGCAGCGCCCGAGGGCTATGGCGTTCTCCCGGTTGGATTTGCAGTACTGAAAGGCGGTACGGATCCGACCACAGGCGAACGTTTCGAGGATGGATTGGGATTGACCTGTGCGGCATGTCACACCGGACGCATCTTCTATCAGGCCAAGGAACTTCGCATTGACGGTGCGCCGGCGATGATCGACATCGCAAATCTAGAACGCATCATCGGCCTGTCGGTCTGCTACACGAAAATGTTTCCTTGGCGGAGGCACCGCCTGGCCGATGCACTGCTCGACGAAAGACCGGAATTGGTAGGAGCCGCGCGGACGAAAGAGCAAGAAGCCATCGAAAGCCGCCTCTCCCGGATTTGCGAGGAGAGCGTATTCGGGAAGATGAGAAAAGAAGCGGCAATCCTCGATCGGCGCAAGCAAGTGCATTCGGAGGAAGGTTTCGGGCGGCTGGACGCCCTCAACCGGATCGGAAATCAAGTTTTTCACGAAAATCTGGCTGATTCTGCAAACGGCTACAAACCCTCGGTCTCTCTAGATGAGGGCGGCATCAGCCCAGCCGCACTCGACGCCAACTTTGCCGCGCACACCGCACCAGTGAGCTTCCCGCCCATCTGGGACGTTCCTCATTTCACATGGGCCCAATATGACGCCTCCATCTCCAATTCTGCAATTCGCAATATCGGAGAGGCAATGGGCGTTTCGGCCAAGATCAAAATGACGGAACCCGGCAATTCCTCTCATGCACTGTTTTCGTCGACGGTTGATGTCAAGGCGATCGACAAGATTGAGACACTGTTGAAAGGGTCCCAATCGCCTTTCGCCGGAAAAATTGGCTTCAAGGGGCTTCAGGCGCCCGACTGGGAAGACGCTGCTTCCCGCTTCCCCGGCGACAATAATTGGAACATCGACCCCGAAAAGATCGCGGCGGGCCGCGAACTTTATAAGGGGCTTTGCTTCGAATGCCATAACAGCCCACCACGGGATATAACTATACCGATGGAGGACCCGACCTCATTCTGGTCTAGAAGCAATTGGATGCAGGTGGGAAACGAAGCACTCTTCGAAGTCGTTCAAAAACCCGTCGACGTGATCGGCACCGACCCAGAACAGGCGCGGATACTGACCGAGCGAACTCTCAGCATACCGGCATATCTCGGCCTTGATACAAAAGGCTTCTTGGCACGCTGCGGTCTGCAGCCGGACGCCACACTCGAAAAGTCCTACGCCGTCGGTTTGATGGCTGCAGTGGAGAAACTGCGTGACCAGTGGATAGCAGATGAGGAGCGCCTGGTCGGCAAACCAATGTCTGAGGACGACAAGAACGCCATTATCGGATCCCTCTCTAACTGCCCAAACTCCAGAGTGTTCGAACTCGTCAGAGCCTTTACTGAGGATCAAAAACCCGGGTTCGTCTACAAAATAAAGCCCCACTATCGCGCGCGTCCTCTTAACGGCGTCTGGGCGACCGCGCCCTATTTACACAATGGCTCTGTTCCGACCCTCGACGATCTTCTGTTGCCACAGGACGACCGGCCAAAGGCATTCTGCGTCGGACCCGCAGAGTTCGATACCGAGCGCGTAGGGCTGACCGTGAAGACCTCATCATCGATCGACGATTTGGAATGTGAGGTCGGTATGACGCAGTTCGACGTTTCAGAGCGCGGCAATTCCAACCGTGGTCATTCCTTTGAAGGTGACGGCAAGAATATGCCTGCGGGTGTTATTGGCCGGGTGCTTTCATCGAGAGACCGCGAGAACCTGATCGCCTATTTGAAGACGCTTTAA
- a CDS encoding alpha/beta hydrolase: protein MSMFLSFRKLPVGGGTLTDPIAWNSTNDFKLRRVDISKLTGVVAGQEILFAVHGYNNSQSEAVCTLSRFEHVLKLPPNIVFVGILWPGDSKAGFISYPVEKPTASDVGRYLAKFCNRKLARAASISFVSHSLGARVVLETIRGLERETRSACLLAAAIERTCLEKEYADSFSKTDSVHVLASREDEVLRFAFLAGNLFGHALDPTAVPLSSALGYAGPRKPIGKTLPPWSIADNEKYDHGDYLPPSDISAQFPNNAGSWNNPASFVKRALNGERQTWPAPTAVK, encoded by the coding sequence ATGTCGATGTTTCTAAGCTTTCGCAAACTGCCGGTTGGTGGTGGTACTCTGACTGACCCAATCGCGTGGAACAGCACTAACGACTTCAAGCTTCGCCGGGTAGACATCAGCAAGCTTACAGGCGTCGTCGCCGGCCAAGAAATCCTATTTGCCGTGCATGGCTATAACAACAGTCAATCAGAAGCAGTCTGTACTCTGTCCCGATTCGAGCATGTGTTGAAACTGCCACCCAACATCGTTTTCGTTGGAATTCTCTGGCCGGGAGATTCCAAGGCTGGTTTTATCAGCTATCCGGTCGAAAAGCCGACGGCGAGCGATGTTGGCCGTTATCTGGCCAAATTCTGCAACAGGAAATTAGCGAGGGCGGCAAGCATTTCCTTCGTGAGCCATAGCTTGGGAGCCCGGGTGGTCCTCGAGACGATCAGAGGACTCGAGCGTGAAACGAGATCTGCGTGTCTGCTGGCGGCAGCAATCGAGCGCACATGCCTGGAAAAGGAATATGCAGACTCCTTCTCAAAGACGGATTCGGTGCATGTTCTCGCATCAAGAGAAGACGAGGTGCTCCGGTTTGCCTTTCTGGCAGGAAATCTTTTCGGCCATGCACTGGACCCGACAGCCGTCCCACTTTCATCTGCACTGGGCTATGCTGGCCCTAGAAAGCCGATCGGCAAGACACTTCCTCCGTGGTCGATTGCCGACAACGAGAAATATGATCACGGAGACTATCTGCCACCGAGCGACATTTCCGCGCAATTTCCAAATAATGCTGGCAGTTGGAACAATCCGGCGAGCTTCGTGAAACGCGCGTTGAACGGCGAGCGCCAAACTTGGCCCGCACCCACTGCTGTCAAATGA
- a CDS encoding peptidoglycan-binding domain-containing protein, protein MLYIGQDIIDIGSTKVGQKYVFGAVVPLDNPAWQGPWDCAEFASWCSYRAYGLIFGAGGAKKPASAEPYSGHWYADSKKFGHVISWQDALKIPGAALIRAPTPGKIGHVAFAIGDDERTLEARGAAFGVNIFGGAKSRSWTIGCLLPGVEYGSHLPTETAPTAEPDSNPPKGLLWLRRPNFKGPHVLALQKALLGKAIDPGPIDGEFGPMTAAAVLSFQVSHGLEVDGVVGPATAAALGLPFPITASAQDTDSFHKTNRLALSRSLTLPSPPADFDAIANISQSGKSFFATTASGERFIIGSVTRYTDDMTRAGLFQGKSAIKDSMRFGVYKGQDYTTAFGKWAHFIEPTLSAEGGARFATINTYDRAAFTFGAPQLAAHTPAQNFVVYFRQLLALPEADRHFPELSLRGNGSGDSTIHLKSDTGFIDLEEPVLVTRPNGKKEKQLARLMNYLNASPAAIDEAELSVSARLMNWLRLDPKAKELQIAVFIAQAKENLARAKTKVPGFDGSNWEVALWIMDILHQGRGTFAEMSTALASRRPVEELRRIGILKYKTRIETVSRSAKGLTDVLHGFTV, encoded by the coding sequence ATGCTGTACATTGGCCAAGATATCATCGACATCGGCTCGACCAAGGTTGGGCAGAAATATGTATTTGGCGCCGTGGTTCCTTTGGATAACCCGGCCTGGCAAGGTCCTTGGGATTGTGCAGAGTTCGCCTCTTGGTGCTCATATCGGGCCTACGGATTGATTTTCGGAGCGGGCGGCGCGAAGAAGCCGGCAAGCGCCGAGCCCTATTCCGGTCATTGGTATGCCGATTCGAAGAAATTTGGCCATGTCATTTCTTGGCAGGATGCTTTGAAAATACCGGGCGCAGCTTTGATCCGAGCACCTACGCCGGGCAAAATCGGTCATGTTGCATTCGCCATCGGCGACGACGAGCGAACCCTGGAGGCGCGCGGCGCAGCCTTCGGCGTGAACATCTTCGGGGGTGCCAAGTCTCGATCATGGACAATCGGCTGTCTGCTGCCGGGCGTTGAATACGGGTCGCACCTGCCGACCGAGACGGCGCCAACAGCTGAACCGGATTCGAACCCGCCGAAGGGCCTTCTTTGGTTGAGACGCCCTAACTTCAAGGGTCCGCACGTTCTGGCACTTCAGAAGGCCCTGCTTGGCAAAGCCATCGATCCAGGGCCGATTGATGGTGAATTCGGACCGATGACCGCAGCCGCCGTCCTATCGTTCCAAGTGTCTCACGGGCTGGAGGTGGACGGGGTCGTGGGACCCGCCACAGCCGCAGCATTGGGATTGCCATTTCCGATCACGGCAAGCGCGCAGGATACCGACAGCTTCCATAAGACAAACAGGCTCGCGTTATCACGCTCGCTAACCCTTCCATCCCCTCCCGCGGATTTTGATGCAATTGCCAACATCTCGCAGTCAGGCAAATCGTTTTTTGCAACGACGGCATCCGGCGAGCGCTTCATCATCGGTTCGGTCACGAGGTATACCGACGACATGACGCGGGCCGGGCTTTTCCAGGGGAAGAGCGCCATCAAAGACAGCATGCGTTTCGGCGTCTATAAGGGCCAGGACTATACGACGGCATTCGGCAAATGGGCTCATTTCATCGAGCCGACCCTCTCAGCGGAAGGCGGCGCCCGCTTCGCGACGATCAACACGTATGATCGCGCGGCGTTTACGTTTGGCGCGCCGCAACTCGCGGCGCATACGCCCGCACAGAATTTTGTCGTCTATTTCCGCCAACTCCTAGCATTGCCTGAAGCCGACCGGCATTTCCCGGAGCTTTCGCTGCGCGGAAATGGAAGTGGCGACAGCACAATCCACTTGAAATCGGACACGGGCTTCATCGATCTTGAAGAGCCGGTGCTTGTTACCCGACCCAATGGGAAGAAGGAAAAGCAGCTAGCGAGGTTAATGAACTATCTCAATGCGTCGCCGGCAGCAATCGACGAGGCCGAACTTTCCGTGTCGGCTCGACTGATGAACTGGCTGCGGCTCGACCCGAAGGCTAAGGAACTTCAGATTGCGGTCTTCATCGCTCAGGCGAAAGAAAATCTGGCGCGAGCAAAGACGAAGGTGCCCGGTTTCGACGGTTCGAACTGGGAGGTCGCCCTCTGGATCATGGATATATTGCATCAGGGCCGCGGCACATTCGCAGAAATGAGCACGGCGCTTGCATCACGGAGACCTGTGGAGGAACTGCGACGTATTGGCATACTGAAATACAAAACGCGCATCGAAACGGTCTCTAGGTCCGCGAAAGGGCTGACAGACGTGCTGCACGGGTTTACGGTTTGA
- a CDS encoding C1 family peptidase: MGDKVAKRDSAPSKTSAEPAARQGFEREDIEATLEARKVVASPEPEPADASVSSEPDEEIRIANRRLRLKPRTLGNRYLNVLPDLPDIRDRFYFPTLRALPGSIYPSIAFPVRDQGDSSFCTGFALAHVIDVLTHRETLATRPLQVSARMLYEMAKRNDEWAGTAYEGSSIRGALSGFHRNGVCRLDLSPDGSNGEWVLSYEMNKDARENRLGAYYRLHPDLSDFHAALDEVGVIYASAQIHENWKEPVNGQIAPGGGLIGGHAFAIVGYDATGFWILNSWGPSWGNGGIAHWLYEDWAATLMDAWVLQLGVRAPTAFSAMPRGAPSAATIPQAKAAPNRSDIVGHFINIDDGRYVVNGRYASPTLLEMQETVKRLTDPTANQGAGYDHLVIYCHGGLNSLDDEANRIATWKRHDVFGRNGVYNFHLMWGSGFFDEAFGALSQSQSGRAAGWITDFLFETGLGKALGSRAWRNMKQDAVAAFDRNGEYNGGTFGLKPLLQGVVKAKKKRPKVHLVGHSAGSIVLGELLANLDQFEIQDLEIASIHLMAPACTTDFFERRYEPFLQRKGAWKLADKIYLYQMRDSLELADTVAAAGLPGYGRSLLYLVSRAYEDKPNMPLAGMEKFSSQLPRSDLLEIDRSKSATTESTTHGGFDNDAATMTTIMARITGSKLRKPPMEEELVGY, translated from the coding sequence ATGGGGGACAAAGTGGCCAAACGTGATTCGGCTCCTTCCAAGACAAGCGCGGAACCGGCGGCACGGCAGGGCTTTGAAAGAGAGGACATTGAGGCAACGCTGGAGGCGAGGAAAGTCGTAGCGTCGCCGGAGCCCGAGCCGGCAGACGCATCGGTATCTAGCGAGCCCGATGAGGAAATTCGAATAGCCAACCGCAGGCTCAGGCTGAAGCCCAGAACGCTTGGGAACCGATACCTAAATGTCTTGCCCGACCTGCCCGACATCCGCGACCGGTTCTACTTTCCCACCCTCCGGGCGCTTCCCGGCAGCATCTATCCTTCGATCGCCTTCCCCGTTCGGGATCAGGGGGACTCGTCCTTTTGCACCGGTTTCGCTCTTGCCCACGTTATTGACGTTCTCACACACAGAGAGACGCTTGCGACGAGGCCACTTCAGGTGAGCGCACGCATGCTCTATGAGATGGCGAAGCGAAACGACGAGTGGGCCGGCACTGCTTATGAGGGCTCAAGCATACGTGGAGCACTCAGTGGATTTCATCGCAACGGCGTGTGCCGGTTGGACCTATCTCCAGATGGGAGCAATGGAGAATGGGTGTTGTCCTACGAGATGAACAAGGACGCTCGCGAAAACAGGTTAGGAGCCTACTACCGGCTTCACCCCGACCTGTCCGATTTCCACGCGGCGCTGGATGAAGTCGGCGTGATCTACGCATCCGCTCAAATTCATGAAAACTGGAAAGAGCCAGTCAATGGCCAGATCGCGCCGGGGGGTGGTCTTATTGGGGGGCACGCCTTCGCGATTGTTGGCTATGACGCGACCGGTTTCTGGATCCTGAACTCATGGGGACCCTCGTGGGGTAATGGCGGTATTGCACATTGGCTTTATGAGGACTGGGCGGCGACGCTGATGGACGCCTGGGTGCTGCAACTGGGCGTTCGAGCTCCCACGGCTTTCAGCGCGATGCCCCGCGGCGCCCCGTCCGCGGCAACGATCCCTCAAGCCAAGGCCGCTCCCAACAGAAGCGACATCGTCGGCCATTTTATCAACATCGATGATGGCCGCTACGTGGTCAATGGCCGGTATGCATCTCCCACTCTTCTTGAAATGCAGGAGACGGTGAAGCGCCTGACCGACCCCACAGCAAATCAAGGGGCCGGGTACGACCATCTCGTTATATACTGCCACGGCGGGTTAAATTCCCTCGATGACGAGGCCAACCGCATTGCGACATGGAAGCGGCACGATGTCTTTGGCCGCAACGGAGTTTACAACTTCCATCTCATGTGGGGATCGGGTTTTTTCGATGAAGCTTTTGGCGCTTTGTCCCAGTCACAGTCGGGCCGAGCCGCCGGCTGGATCACGGACTTTCTTTTTGAAACGGGGCTTGGCAAGGCGCTTGGCAGCAGGGCCTGGCGAAACATGAAGCAGGATGCCGTCGCCGCATTTGATCGCAACGGCGAGTATAATGGCGGCACCTTTGGGCTGAAGCCACTTTTGCAAGGTGTTGTTAAAGCGAAGAAAAAACGACCAAAAGTACACCTCGTCGGTCATAGCGCGGGGTCAATCGTTCTCGGCGAGTTGTTGGCAAATTTGGATCAATTTGAGATTCAAGACCTTGAGATTGCCAGCATTCACCTTATGGCGCCCGCTTGTACGACGGACTTTTTCGAAAGGCGATATGAACCATTTCTGCAACGAAAGGGGGCATGGAAGCTCGCGGATAAGATCTATCTGTACCAGATGCGTGACTCGCTGGAATTGGCCGATACCGTGGCGGCCGCGGGTCTACCTGGGTACGGTCGATCGCTTCTGTATCTCGTTTCACGAGCCTATGAGGATAAGCCCAATATGCCCTTGGCCGGGATGGAAAAGTTCTCTAGCCAGCTTCCGAGATCAGATTTGTTGGAGATCGACCGTTCAAAGAGCGCAACGACGGAATCGACCACCCACGGCGGGTTTGACAATGACGCAGCGACGATGACGACGATCATGGCGCGGATTACCGGAAGCAAGTTGCGGAAGCCGCCTATGGAAGAGGAGCTTGTCGGATATTGA